A window from Kwoniella newhampshirensis strain CBS 13917 chromosome 3, whole genome shotgun sequence encodes these proteins:
- a CDS encoding aspartate-semialdehyde dehydrogenase, which translates to MSAKSHPEIKVGILGATGTVGQRFIQLLASHPYFKIHALGASSRSASQQYSKVTRWKLSTPIPDFVQKMVVQDCRPDAEGFAECGVVFSGLDADVAGDIEEAFRSANLIVYSNAKSYRRDPLCPLIVPLVNPSHLSIIPRQRSALSLSKGYIVTNANCSTTGLVVPLAALEKAFGPLETVMVTTLQAISGAGYPGVSSLDILDNVVPHIGGEEEKIEWETNKILGGLRSDNKEFDLHATDSVKPINVSATCTRVPVIDGHTGVVSVKFSCNPPPSIEAIDKAFREFTCEAQELGVPSAPAQAIVVHDAPDRPQPRLDRDLHNGACVSVGRIRDCPVFDVKFVCLIDNVRLGAATSSIMNAEIAVEKGYIA; encoded by the exons ATGTCAGCTAAATCACATCCCGAGATCAAGGTCGGTATCCTCGGTGCTACCGGTACCGTTGgacaaag GTTCATCCAGCTCCTCGCCTCCCACCCCTACTTCAAGATCCATGCTCTCGGCGCTTCGTCCAGATCAGCCTCTCAACAATATTCCAAGGTGACAAGATGGAAGTTGTCGACTCCGATCCCCGACTTTGTGCAGAAGATGGTCGTTCAGGACTGTAGACCCGATGCTGAGGGATTTGCCGAATGTGGTGTGGTGTTCAGTGGTCTGGATGCGGACGTTGCTGGTGATATCG AGGAGGCATTCCGTTCCGCCAACCTCATCGTCTATTCCAATGCCAAATCATACCGACGCGATCCTCTCTGTCCTCTCATTGTCCCCCTTGTCAACCCTTCCCATCTGTCTATCATCCCTCGTCAACGATCTGCTCTCTCCCTGTCAAAAGGATACATCGTGACCAATGCGAACTGTTCCACCACCGGCTTGGTCGTCCCTCTTGCTGCTCTCGAGAAAGCCTTTGGACCTTTGGAAACCGTCATGGTGACCACCTTGCAAGCCATTTCCGGTGCTGGATATCCCGGTGTATCGAGTTTGGACATCCTGGACAATGTCGTCCCTCATAttggaggtgaggaggagaagatcgaatGGGAGACCAACAAGATCCTGGGAGGATTGAGATCCGATAACAAGGAATTCGATCTCCATGCGACCGATTCCGTCAAACCAATCAACGTCTCAGCAACATGTACTCGAGTCCCAGTCATCGATGGACACACGGGAGTCGTCTCTGTCAAGTTCTCTTGTAACCCACCACCATCCATCGAAGCGATCGACAAAGCCTTCAGAGAATTCACTTGTGAAGCTCAAGAATTAGGCGTACCTTCCGCTCCTGCGCAAgccatcgtcgtccatgACGCTCCTGACAGACCTCAACCTCGTCTCGATAGAGATCTGCATAACGGAGCCTGTGTCTCTGTGGGGAGGATCAGAGATTGTCCAGTCTTCGACGTCAAGTTCGTCTGCTTGATTGATAACGTCAGGTTGGGTGCGGCGACCAGTTCGATCATGAACGCCGAGATCGCAGTCGAGAAGGGTTACATCGCATAA
- a CDS encoding 60S ribosomal protein eL30, translating to MAPIKKSKSAKASESINTKLQLVVKSGKFTLGYKQALKQLRSGKAKLILISKNCPPLRKSEIEYYAMLSKTNVHHYDGSNVDLGTAAGKLYRVGVMSIQDAGDSDLLQVETA from the exons ATGGCTCCCatcaagaagagcaagtcCGCCAAGGCTTCCGAGTCCATCAACACCAAGCTCCAGCTCGTCGTCAAGTCTGGAAAG TTCACTCTTGGTTACAAGCAGGCTCTCAAGCAGCTCCGATCAGGAAAGG CCAAGctcatcttgatctccaAGAATTGCCCCCCTCTCAGAAAGTCCGAGATCGAGTACTACGCCAtgct CTCAAAGACCAACGTCCACCACTACGATGGATCAAACGTCGACCTCGGTACCGCCGCCGGTAAGCTCTACCGAGTGGGTGTGATGTCCATCCAGGACGCTGGGGACTCTGacttg CTCCAAGTCGAGACTGCTTAA
- a CDS encoding 3-isopropylmalate dehydratase, large subunit, which translates to MPAPTSAPRTLYDKVFDDHVVYSGEGDTLLYIDRHLVHEVTSPQAFEGLRNAGRKVRRPDCTLVTVDHNIPTVSRKNFKSVSTFIGETDSRAQVVALEDNVKEFGLTYFGMDDKRQGIVHIIGPEQGFTLPGTTVCCGDSHTSTHGAFGALAFGIGTSEVEHILATQTLPQAKSKNMRINVEGKLPEGVGSKDVVLHIIGVIGTAGGTGCVIEFAGSTIRELSMEARMSICNMSIEGGARAGMIAPDEITFEYLKGRPLSPREGEEWDSAVAYWKTLKTDPGAKYDIEVEIKAEDIIPTLTWGTSPQDVVPINGVVPNPADFPESKRGNVIRSLEYMGLTAGTPMEKIKIDKAFFGSCTNGRIEDMRSAARVIIASEKNGGPSKVAEGVYAMIVPGSGLVKQQAEAEGLDVIFKKAGFDWREAGCSMCLGMNPDQLKPGERCASTSNRNFEGRQGAGGRTHLMSPAMVAAAALTGYFTDIRKIMGTRGNEDGGLKITSYFDYLTPVEVPAVPEAPTEETPEGKTPVKATAAASAGLPKFNVLRGIAAPMWEANIDTDKIIPKQFLKTLLRTGLGSALFWPIRYDVKTGEELPDFVLNKEPWKHSSILVCTGANFGCGSSREHAPWALNDFGIRCILAPSFGDIFKTNCFKNGMLPLELPQADLDALYEDASAGLELAIDLENQVVVRPNGKDPIPFTVDAFRRHCLINGLDDIGLTLEHRENIEQFEEKRTSVWPWLDGVGYAKKGQKVVAVPLKKNVKKTDW; encoded by the exons ATGCCCGCCCCCACATCGGCCCCTCGGACTCTGTACGACAAGGTCTTCGATGACCACGTCGTGTATTCTGGTGAAGGAGACACCCTTCTCTACATTGACCGACATCTCGTGCACGAGGTCACCTCCCCCCAAGCTTTCGAAGGTCTCAGAAATGCTGGACGAAAAGTCAGAAGACCGGATTGTACACTGGTGACCGTCGATCACAACATCCC TACCGTATCTCGGAAGAACTTCAAGAGCGTCTCAACATTCATCGGCGAGACAGATAGCAGAGCGCAAGTCGTCGCGCTCGAGGACAATGTGAAGGAGTTCGGCCTTACCTACTTTGGGATGGATGACAAGCGACAAG GTATCGTTCACATCATCGGTCCCGAGCAGGGTTTCACCCTCCCGGGTACTACCGTCTGCTGCGGTGACTCGCACACTTCCA CCCACGGTGCGTTCGGTGCCCTCGCTTTCGGTATCGGAACGTCCGAAGTCGAGCACATTCTCGCCACCCAAACCCTTCCCCAAGCCAAGTCCAAGAACATGCGAATCAACGTCGAGGGCAAGCTTCCCGAGGGTGTGGGATCGAAGGACGTCGTCCTTCACATCATCGGTGTGATTGGTACCGCTGGTGGTACGGGATGCGTCATCGAGTTTGCCGGTTCCACCATCCGGGAGCTCAGTATGGAGGCGAGAATGTCAATCTGCAACATGTCGATTGAGGGTGGTGCTAGAGCTGGTATGATTGCTCCCGACGAGATCACTTTCGAGTACCTCAAGGGACGACCGCTCAGTCCtagggaaggagaggagtgGGATAGCGCTGTTGCCTACTGGAAGACCCTCAAGACCGACCCCGGAGCTAAGTACGACATCGAGGTTGAGATCAAGGCGGAGGACATCATCCCTACCCTCACATGGGGAACATCACCCCAGGACGTTGTCCCTATCAACGGCGTCGTTCCCAACCCTGCCGACTTCCCCGAGAGCAAGCGAGGTAACGTCATCCGATCTCTCGAGTACATGGGTCTCACTGCCGGCACACCtatggagaagatcaagatcgacAAGGCCTTCTTCGGTTCGTGTACCAACGGTCGAATCGAGGACATGCGATCCGCTGCTCGAGTCATCATTGCGTCTGAGAAGAACGGTGGCCCTTCCAAGGTCGCCGAGGGTGTCTACGCGATGATCGTGCCTGGTTCTGGTCTGGTCAAGCAACAGgctgaagctgaaggaCTCGACGTCATATTCAAGAAGGCCGGCTTCGACTGGCGAGAAGCTGGTTGCTCCATGTGTCTCGGTATGAACCCCGACCAGCTAAAGCCCGGAGAACGATGTGCCAGTACCTCCAACCGAAACTTCGAAGGTCGACAAGGTGCAGGTGGacgaactcacctcatgTCTCCAGCCATGgtcgctgctgctgctcttACCGGTTACTTCACCGATATCCGAAAGATCATGGGCACTCGAGGTAACGAGGACGGAGGTCTCAAGATCACCTCATACTTCGATTACCTTACCCCCGTTGAAGTTCCTGCCGTTCCTGAGGCGCCAACGGAGGAGACCCCCGAGGGTAAGACTCCTGTCAAGGCTACTGCCGCCGCTTCCGCTGGTCTTCCCAAATTTAACGTCCTCCGAGGTATCGCCGCTCCGATGTGGGAGGCCAACATCGACACCGACAAGATCATCCCCAAGCAATTCCTCAAAACCCTTCTCCGAACAGGTCTTGGCTCAGCTCTCTTCTGGCCGATCAGATACGATGTGAAGACCGGGGAGGAGCTCCCTGATTTCGTCCTCAACAAGGAGCCTTGGAAGCACTCTAGCATTCTTGTCTGCACCGGTGCCAATTTCGGTTGTGGTTCTTCTCGAGAACATGCTCCTTGGGCGCTCAATGACTTTGGAATCAGGTGTATTCTTGCCCCGTCATTCGGTGACATCTTCAAGACCAA CTGTTTCAAGAACGGTATGCTTCCTCTTGAACTCCCTCAAGCCGACCTCGACGCTCTTTACGAAGACGCCTCGGCTGGTCTTGAGCTCgccatcgacctcgagaaCCAAGTTGTTGTCCGACCCAACGGCAAAGACCCCATCCCCTTCACCGTTGACGCCTTCAGAAGACATTGTCTTATTAACGGTCTCGACGACATTGGTCTTACGCTCGAGCACAGGGAGAACATTGAACAgtttgaggagaagagaacgTCCGTCTGGCCCTGGCTCGATGGTGTGGGCTATGCCAAGAAGGGACAAAAGGTGGTTGCTGTGCCACTCAAGAAGAatgtgaagaagacggattGGTAA